The window CGGTCTTCCTTTGGGCGGGGGCAAGGCGGTGATGTTATATCCGGAACAGACGTTTGATCGCGCACGGCTGTTTACTGCCTTCGGACGTTTCGTCGAATCCTTAGGGGGGCGCTATATCACGGCAGTGGATAGCGGAAGCTCCGTTGCGGACATGGACGTGATCGGCGCTGTGACCCCGCACGTCAGCTGCACGTCCCAAGGCGGACACGGCGATCCGTCTTCGCACACCGCCTACGGGGTTCTCCGTGCGATGGCCTCTGCCGCGGCATACCGGTTTGGTGATCCCGACTTGGCAGGTCGGCATGTCGCTATCCAGGGTGTTGGCAATGTCGGTTACCATCTCGCCGGTCTGCTCCACCAACAGGGTGCACAACTGACGGTGGCCGATACGGATAACGAACGCGTGGCACGCTGTGTCCGTGAGTTTTCTGCTGACGCGGTATCGTCCAAAGATATTCTGAGTGTCGATTGCGACATCCTGGCCCCCTGCGCCATGGGCGCGGTACTTGACGCCTCGACCGTAGACACGATTAGAGCAAAGGTGATCGGGGGTGGTGCGAATAACCAGCTGGCG is drawn from Pseudomonadota bacterium and contains these coding sequences:
- a CDS encoding Glu/Leu/Phe/Val dehydrogenase dimerization domain-containing protein, with the translated sequence MEADLFDLCEASGTHETHFRVDPETGMRAIIAIHSTTLGPALGGCRFRAYPDTTHAVQDALRLARGMSYKAAMSGLPLGGGKAVMLYPEQTFDRARLFTAFGRFVESLGGRYITAVDSGSSVADMDVIGAVTPHVSCTSQGGHGDPSSHTAYGVLRAMASAAAYRFGDPDLAGRHVAIQGVGNVGYHLAGLLHQQGAQLTVADTDNERVARCVREFSADAVSSKDILSVDCDILAPCAMGAVLDASTVDTIRAKVIGGGANNQLAEPEMGRILQRRGVLYIPDYVANAGGIIQIMGAYRGESPTDTRRRLSAIYETVSSVIEYAERHHLAMSDAADQMAAAKIGE